In a single window of the Orcinus orca chromosome 9, mOrcOrc1.1, whole genome shotgun sequence genome:
- the GATAD1 gene encoding GATA zinc finger domain-containing protein 1 isoform X3 — MPLGLKPTCSVCKTTSSSMWKKGPQGEILCHHCTGRGGAGGGGAGSGAAGGTGGSGGGGGFGAATFASTSAAPPQSNGGGGGKQSKQEIHRRSARLRNTKYKSAPAAEKKVSTKGKGRRHIFKLKNPIKAPESVSTIITAESIFYKGVYYQIGDVVSVIDEQDGKPYYAQIRGFIQDQYCEKSAALTWLIPTLSSPRDQFDPASYIIDTKWLLLLTA; from the exons ATGCCACTGGGCCTGAAGCCCACCTGCAGCGTCTGCAAGACCACATCGTCCTCCATGTGGAAGAAGGGCCCGCAGGGGGAGATCCTCTGCCACCACTGCACGGGCcggggcggcgcgggcggcgggggCGCCGGCTCGGGGGCGGCCGGCGGGACGGGGGGCAGTGGCGGCGGTGGCGGCTTCGGCGCGGCGACCTTCGCCAGCACCTCGGCCGCCCCTCCGCAGAGCaacgggggcgggggcggcaaGCAG AGTAAGCAGGAAATTCACAGGAGGTCCGCTCGGCTCAGAAACACTAAATACAAATCTGCTCCAGCTGCTGAAAAGAAAGTTTCCactaaaggaaaagggagaagacatatttttaaattaaaaaat CCCATCAAAGCCCCTGAGTCAGTTTCCACCATAATCACTGCAGAATCAATCTTCTACAAG GGAGTCTATTACCAAATTGGAGATGTTGTTTCTGTAATTGACGAACAAGATGGAAAACCCTACTATGCTCAGATCAGGGGTTTTATCCAGGACCAGTATTGTGAGAAGAGTGCAGCACTGACGTGGCTCATTCCCACTCTCTCTAGCCCCAGGGACCAATTTGATCCTGCATCCTACATCATAG ACACCAAATGGCTCCTCTTACTCACAGCGTAG
- the GATAD1 gene encoding GATA zinc finger domain-containing protein 1 isoform X1, whose protein sequence is MPLGLKPTCSVCKTTSSSMWKKGPQGEILCHHCTGRGGAGGGGAGSGAAGGTGGSGGGGGFGAATFASTSAAPPQSNGGGGGKQSKQEIHRRSARLRNTKYKSAPAAEKKVSTKGKGRRHIFKLKNPIKAPESVSTIITAESIFYKGVYYQIGDVVSVIDEQDGKPYYAQIRGFIQDQYCEKSAALTWLIPTLSSPRDQFDPASYIIGPEEDLPRKMEYLEFVCHAPSEYFKSRSSPFPTVPTRPEKGYIWTHVGPTPAITIKETVANHL, encoded by the exons ATGCCACTGGGCCTGAAGCCCACCTGCAGCGTCTGCAAGACCACATCGTCCTCCATGTGGAAGAAGGGCCCGCAGGGGGAGATCCTCTGCCACCACTGCACGGGCcggggcggcgcgggcggcgggggCGCCGGCTCGGGGGCGGCCGGCGGGACGGGGGGCAGTGGCGGCGGTGGCGGCTTCGGCGCGGCGACCTTCGCCAGCACCTCGGCCGCCCCTCCGCAGAGCaacgggggcgggggcggcaaGCAG AGTAAGCAGGAAATTCACAGGAGGTCCGCTCGGCTCAGAAACACTAAATACAAATCTGCTCCAGCTGCTGAAAAGAAAGTTTCCactaaaggaaaagggagaagacatatttttaaattaaaaaat CCCATCAAAGCCCCTGAGTCAGTTTCCACCATAATCACTGCAGAATCAATCTTCTACAAG GGAGTCTATTACCAAATTGGAGATGTTGTTTCTGTAATTGACGAACAAGATGGAAAACCCTACTATGCTCAGATCAGGGGTTTTATCCAGGACCAGTATTGTGAGAAGAGTGCAGCACTGACGTGGCTCATTCCCACTCTCTCTAGCCCCAGGGACCAATTTGATCCTGCATCCTACATCATAG GACCAGAGGAGGATCTTCCAAGGAAGATGGAATACTTGGAATTTGTTTGTCATGCACCTTCTGAATATTTCAAGTCACGTTCATCACCATTTCCCACAGTTCCCACCAGACCAGAGAAGGGCTATATATGGACTCATGTTGGACCTACTCCTGCAATAACTATTAAGGAAACAGTTGCCAACCATTTGTAG
- the GATAD1 gene encoding GATA zinc finger domain-containing protein 1 isoform X2 translates to MPLGLKPTCSVCKTTSSSMWKKGPQGEILCHHCTGRGGAGGGGAGSGAAGGTGGSGGGGGFGAATFASTSAAPPQSNGGGGGKQPIKAPESVSTIITAESIFYKGVYYQIGDVVSVIDEQDGKPYYAQIRGFIQDQYCEKSAALTWLIPTLSSPRDQFDPASYIIGPEEDLPRKMEYLEFVCHAPSEYFKSRSSPFPTVPTRPEKGYIWTHVGPTPAITIKETVANHL, encoded by the exons ATGCCACTGGGCCTGAAGCCCACCTGCAGCGTCTGCAAGACCACATCGTCCTCCATGTGGAAGAAGGGCCCGCAGGGGGAGATCCTCTGCCACCACTGCACGGGCcggggcggcgcgggcggcgggggCGCCGGCTCGGGGGCGGCCGGCGGGACGGGGGGCAGTGGCGGCGGTGGCGGCTTCGGCGCGGCGACCTTCGCCAGCACCTCGGCCGCCCCTCCGCAGAGCaacgggggcgggggcggcaaGCAG CCCATCAAAGCCCCTGAGTCAGTTTCCACCATAATCACTGCAGAATCAATCTTCTACAAG GGAGTCTATTACCAAATTGGAGATGTTGTTTCTGTAATTGACGAACAAGATGGAAAACCCTACTATGCTCAGATCAGGGGTTTTATCCAGGACCAGTATTGTGAGAAGAGTGCAGCACTGACGTGGCTCATTCCCACTCTCTCTAGCCCCAGGGACCAATTTGATCCTGCATCCTACATCATAG GACCAGAGGAGGATCTTCCAAGGAAGATGGAATACTTGGAATTTGTTTGTCATGCACCTTCTGAATATTTCAAGTCACGTTCATCACCATTTCCCACAGTTCCCACCAGACCAGAGAAGGGCTATATATGGACTCATGTTGGACCTACTCCTGCAATAACTATTAAGGAAACAGTTGCCAACCATTTGTAG